The following proteins come from a genomic window of Salvia hispanica cultivar TCC Black 2014 chromosome 4, UniMelb_Shisp_WGS_1.0, whole genome shotgun sequence:
- the LOC125219079 gene encoding desiccation-related protein PCC27-45-like, producing MQYVDKAKDFVADKVADIEKPSASVDDVDLKHVGRDGITYLAKVTVVNPYGVSVPVGEITYTLKSVDRVIASGNIPDPGSLKGNDKTILEVGMKVPHSVLVSLIKDIGADWDVDYTVEIGIIVDLPVFGNFTIPLTHKGEMKLPSLQDCI from the exons ATGCAATACGTGGACAAGGCAAAGGATTTCGTCGCCGATAAGGTGGCGGACATAGAGAAGCCGTCGGCGTCCGTGGACGACGTAGATCTGAAGCACGTCGGCCGCGACGGCATCACCTATCTCGCGAAGGTCACCGTCGTCAATCCCTACGGCGTCTCCGTTCCCGTCGGCGAAATCACCTACACTCTCAAAAGCGTCGACAG gGTTATCGCGTCGGGAAACATACCGGATCCGGGGTCGTTGAAGGGGAACGACAAGACGATCCTTGAGGTGGGGATGAAGGTTCCGCACAGTGTGTTGGTGAGCTTGATCAAGGACATCGGCGCCGATTGGGACGTGGATTACACGGTCGAGATTGGAATAATCGTGGATCTTCCCGTGTTTGGGAATTTCACGATTCCGCTCACGCACAAGGGTGAGATGAAATTGCCGTCTCTCCAGGACTGCATTTAG